A segment of the Candidatus Omnitrophota bacterium genome:
GAAAAAGCAAAGGAAGCGGGCGCAAAGGTTATCAAACACGAGAAGAACCTCGGAAAAGGCGAAGCATTAAAAGCAGGTTTTGCGGCGGCTATCAAAGATGATTATGACGCTGCTATAATCATGGACGGAGATGCACAGCATAGCCCGAATGACATAGAGAAACTGATAAAAACGGCTGAAAAGAACCCCGGCGCTATGATAATCGGAAACAGGATGAGCAATCCTCGAAACATGCCGTTTGCGCGAAAGCTGACAAACCGCTTTATGTCGCTTCTTGTTTCCGGTATATGCCGGCAAAGGATACCGGATTCCCAGTGCGGCTTCCGCCTTATACGAAAGAATCTTCTCAAAAACCTTAAAATAGACTCGTCTCGTTTTGAAGTGGAGTCGGAAATATTAATAAGAGCAAGCGCTAGAGGCGTAAAAATAATATCTGTGCCGATAGAAACACTGTACGGTAGAGAATCCAGTCAGATCAACCCCTTTTGGGATACCTGCCGCTTTATATATTTTCTTCTCAAGTTGGCGCTTAATAAAAAATAGGTCTGCGAGCATATAATGGACTACAAATTGCTGCGTGAAAATATGGTTAGGGACCAGCTTATACCCCGCGGCATAAAAGACAGCTCTGTACTCGCAGCATTCGGCAAAGTTGAGCGCCATCTATTTGTGCCTGAGGAATTCCTTAAAAATGCCTACGGCGACCACCCGCTTCCGATAGGAAACGGCCAGACCATATCGCAACCGTTTATGGTCGCACTTATGACAGAATCGCTTGGGCTTGGGGGATGCGAAAAGGTCCTCGAAATTGGCACCGGCAGCGGATATCAAACGGCAATCCTGGCGGAATTAGTCGAAAAAGTCTATTCGCTGGAAAGAGTATCGTCATTAGCCGAGGGAGCAAAAACGATATTGTCGAGACTCGAATATAAAAACATTGATATTGATACGAAGGATGGTTCCCTGGGCTGGCCGGAACACGCTCCGTATGATGCCATAATAATAACAGCATCCTGCCCGGGCAGGCCTGCGACTTTACTTGCCCAGATAAGGGAAGGCGGAAGGCTTATTGCGCCAATCGGAGTAGCGTTTGGGCAGATACTTACGCTA
Coding sequences within it:
- a CDS encoding glycosyltransferase family 2 protein — protein: IDSKGDLILKVGILIPAYNESEHMGGLVRTLRGMGFDPIVIDDGSKDNTAEKAKEAGAKVIKHEKNLGKGEALKAGFAAAIKDDYDAAIIMDGDAQHSPNDIEKLIKTAEKNPGAMIIGNRMSNPRNMPFARKLTNRFMSLLVSGICRQRIPDSQCGFRLIRKNLLKNLKIDSSRFEVESEILIRASARGVKIISVPIETLYGRESSQINPFWDTCRFIYFLLKLALNKK
- a CDS encoding protein-L-isoaspartate(D-aspartate) O-methyltransferase yields the protein MDYKLLRENMVRDQLIPRGIKDSSVLAAFGKVERHLFVPEEFLKNAYGDHPLPIGNGQTISQPFMVALMTESLGLGGCEKVLEIGTGSGYQTAILAELVEKVYSLERVSSLAEGAKTILSRLEYKNIDIDTKDGSLGWPEHAPYDAIIITASCPGRPATLLAQIREGGRLIAPIGVAFGQILTLFTNKLGTIVENEICGCMFVPLIGKEGWNR